One Pyrus communis chromosome 13, drPyrComm1.1, whole genome shotgun sequence genomic window carries:
- the LOC137711916 gene encoding probable receptor-like protein kinase At4g10390: MAKSHLKEEDEVVTERPHAYSFVCCYSYFFTSILLFSSLSTFSEASRSIPTTTTRSTTLLSLSFSSSLSSTNPPSTSPLKPSSPVDTSKTLITSLTISAAAAFLIVSVMVVIRCFGFRSKRKQNRIDVEKEDHIEESGEFSVKKLRWDWIERSTDGFSKVIGTGGFSNVYLARNPDPNSSDGFCAIKVHNGSERLSRVFKQELDILLRLEHHHIVKLLGYSDNQEEGALVFEYVANGNLQEKLHGGDATSALPWKNRMAIAFQIAQALEYLHEKCALQIVHKDIKASNILLDENLNCKLCDFGSAKMGFSSTVQPPSSMRNHVLTMMGSPGYTDPHYLRTGIASKKNDVYSFGVLILELVTGMEAFCSEKGQFLTTLVGPRLRYGGCDAAEVAELVDPRLGAAGFDVEEAKTMLGISATCLRQSPTLRPSATQVLETIREKVSSVSFLQSVSDDPKEIVY; this comes from the exons ATGGCCAAATCTCACCtcaaagaagaagacgaagttgTTACAGAAAGACCACACGCTTACAGTTTTGTCTGCTGTTACTCCTACTTCTTCACCTCCATACTTTTGTTTTCCTCACTCTCCACTTTCTCCGAGGCTTCTCGCTCCAtcccaaccaccaccaccaggtCCACcaccctcctttctctctccttctcttcctctctctcctccaccaACCCACCGTCAACCTCCCCTTTAAAACCATCTTCCCCCGTTGACACTTCCAAAACCCTCATCACATCTCTCACAATCTCCGCCGCCGCTGCCTTCCTCATTGTTTCAGTCATGGTGGTAATCAGATGTTTCGGATTCAGATCAAAACGCAAGCAAAATCGAATCGACGTCGAGAAGGAGGACCATATTGAAGAAAGTGGGGAGTTTAGCGTGAAGAAATTGAGGTGGGATTGGATAGAGAGATCTACTGATGGCTTCTCCAAGGTGATTGGAACTGGAGGGTTCAGCAATGTGTACTTGGCGCGAAACCCGGACCCTAATTCCAGTGATGGGTTCTGTGCGATTAAGGTCCACAACGGCAGCGAGCGGCTGAGCCGGGTTTTTAAGCAAGAACTCGATATTCTCCTCCGCCTTGAGCACCACCACATCGTCAAGCTTCTTGGCTACTCCGACAACCAAG AGGAGGGTGCTCTGGTTTTCGAGTACGTCGCCAACGGAAATCTCCAAGAGAAGCTCCACGGCGGAGACGCCACCTCAGCGCTGCCATGGAAGAACCGAATGGCAATCGCCTTCCAAATCGCACAAGCATTAGAATACCTCCACGAGAAATGCGCCCTCCAAATCGTTCACAAGGACATCAAAGCCTCAAATATCTTGCTCGACGAAAATCTCAACTGCAAGCTCTGCGATTTCGGGTCGGCGAAGATGGGGTTTTCCTCGACGGTCCAACCGCCGTCGTCGATGAGAAATCACGTCTTGACGATGATGGGCTCGCCGGGTTACACGGACCCGCACTACCTCCGAACAGGAATCGCTTCGAAGAAAAACGACGTATACAGCTTCGGCGTTTTGATCTTGGAGCTCGTGACCGGAATGGAGGCATTTTGCTCCGAAAAAGGGCAGTTCTTGACGACGTTGGTGGGGCCCAGGTTGAGGTACGGCGGTTGTGACGCAGCGGAGGTGGCCGAGTTGGTGGACCCGCGGTTGGGCGCTGCGGGGTTTGACGTCGAAGAGGCCAAGACCATGCTTGGTATTTCGGCAACGTGCTTGCGTCAGTCACCGACACTGAGGCCTTCGGCTACTCAAGTGTTGGAGACCATTCGGGAGAAAGTTTCGTCTGTTTCGTTTCTACAGTCAGTGTCTGATGACCCCAAAGAAATTGTATACTAG